From the genome of Thunnus thynnus chromosome 1, fThuThy2.1, whole genome shotgun sequence, one region includes:
- the lrrc28 gene encoding leucine-rich repeat-containing protein 28, with amino-acid sequence MATELHETIFMAKQQRHKNLFLNYRNLNNFPVELLKDEGLQFLERLYMKRNSLTTLPDNLAQKLPNLIELYLHSNNIVIIPEAIGNLARLQSLDLSNNALQLLCPEVGRLRSLRHLRLSNNQLKCLPPEIGDLQELETLDVSMNQLMSLPDRLHRCVSLQNLTADHNPLSHIPRQLCWLHRLNQLSMAANRLTFLPLDLGRSRELQFVFVDNNVDLKGLPSYLYNKVIGCSGCGVSSQVLEGEWGEVLGEALSEALVGLPAEVKVVGSETDNVVPLEELAMRTLHRLYHHRPTDLNLLPPITLPKSLLDLLQFPLGHCHRCSQAMFTIIYPKLFPLRDTALAGVHRRTTVSFVAYCCSSHCLRTFNLQG; translated from the exons ATGGCAACTGAACTCCATGAGACTATATTTATGGCCAAGCAGCAGCGCCACAAAAACCTGTTTCTTAACTACAGGAACCTTAATAATTTCCCTGTAGAGCTGCTGAAAGATGAAGGCCTGCAGTTTCTGGAGAGACTGTACATGAAGAGGAACTCACTCACTACATTG CCTGACAATCTTGCACAGAAGCTTCCAAATCTAATTGAACT GTATTTGCACTCAAACAACATAGTCATTATTCCTGAAG CTATCGGAAACTTGGCCAGGCTGCAGTCATTGGACCTGAGTAATAacgccctccagctcctctgtcCAGAGGTTGGCCGACTGAGGTCCCTACGGCACCTGAGACTGTCCAATAACCAGCTGAAATGCCTCCCTCCAG AGATTGGCGATCTGCAGGAACTAGAGACTCTGGACGTGTCCATGAACCAGCTGATGTCTCTACCAGACCGGCTGCACcgctgtgtctctctgcagaatTTGACGGCGGACCACAACCCATTGAGCCACATTCCCCGGCAGCTCTGCTGGCTCCACCGCCTGAACCAGCTCTCCATGGCCGCTAACCGGCTGACCTTTTTACCGCTCG atctGGGCAGATCACGGgagctgcagtttgtgtttgtggacaACAACGTGGACCTAAAAGGCCTTCCCTCCTACTTGTATAACAAAGTGATCGGCTGTAGCGG GTGTGGTGTGTCATCCCAGGTGCTGGAGGGAGAGTGGGGTGAGGTACTGGGTGAGGCGTTGAGCGAGGCTCTGGTCGGGCTGCCGGCTGAAGTGAAGGTGGTGGGCTCGGAGACGGATAACGTGGTTCCCCTCGAGGAGCTCGCCATGAGGACCCTGCACCGCCTTTATCACCACCGCCCGACGG acCTGAACTTGCTGCCTCCCATCACCCTCCCAAAAAGCCTGCTGGACCTGCTGCAGTTCCCACTGGGTCACTGCCACCGCTGCAGCCAAGCCATGTTCACCATCATCTACCCCAAACTCTTCCCCCTCCGTGACACCGCCCTGGCAGGAGTGCACCGCAG GACGACTGTGAGTTTCGTGGCCTATTGCTGCTCCAGTCACTGCCTCCGGACATTTAACCTCCAGGGGTGA